From the Euphorbia lathyris chromosome 6, ddEupLath1.1, whole genome shotgun sequence genome, one window contains:
- the LOC136234201 gene encoding putative pentatricopeptide repeat-containing protein At5g65820 yields MQKLSSKALSLLNTHSCRSLSHPSKTSLFILIRRHQYHGGNEPIGAGTVSNNNPSNGFGVVCLRNQEYSFKDGDSSSNVDELSRDVEKVYRILRNFHSRVPKLELALLESGVVMRAGLTERVLNRCGDAGNLGYKFFLWASKQPGYTHSYENYKAMVKIFSKMRQFGAVWGLLEEMRKDHSDLITSELFIVIMRRFASARLVEKAIQVLDEMPKYGCEPDEYVFGCLLDALCKNGSVKQAASLFEDMRVRFTPNLRHFTSLLYGWCRERKLMEAKHVLVQMREAGFEPDIVVYNNLLSGYTLTGKMVDAFDLLKEMKRKGCEPNANSYTIVIQALCGQEKMDEAMRLFVEMERNGCEVDVVTYTALVSGFCKWGKTNRGYQILDDMIQKGHLPNQLTYLHIMLAHEKKEELEECIELIEKMKKIGCVPDPSIYNVVIRLACKLGEVDEGVRVWNEIEASGFSPGLDSYVILMHGLLAQGCLIEASEYFKEMVGRGLLTTPQYGILKDLLNSLLRAEKLEIAKDVWNCIVTKGYGLNTDAWTIWIHALFSNGHVKEACSYCLDMMDADEMPKPETFAKLMRGLRKLYNREFAAEITEKVRKMAAERKTSFKMYKRRGERDLKEKDKAKKDPRKRRARRRKWGSSSRASV; encoded by the coding sequence ATGCAGAAACTTTCCTCAAAAGCCCTTTCGCTTCTTAATACACACAGCTGCCGCAGTCTCTCCCATCCCTCTAAAACGTCTCTGTTTATTCTCATCCGTAGACACCAATACCACGGAGGCAACGAACCAATCGGTGCAGGCACTGTATCTAATAACAATCCAAGTAATGGATTTGGTGTTGTATGTCTTAGAAATCAAGAATACAGCTTTAAAGACGGCGATAGCAGCAGTAACGTCGATGAACTCTCGAGAGATGTTGAAAAGGTGTACAGAATCCTCAGAAATTTTCATTCTAGAGTTCCAAAATTGGAACTTGCTTTGCTTGAATCTGGAGTTGTAATGCGTGCTGGCTTGACAGAGCGTGTTTTAAATCGCTGTGGTGACGCTGGGAATTTGGGGTATAAGTTTTTTCTGTGGGCATCAAAGCAGCCTGGTTATACGCATAGTTATGAGAACTATAAGGCTATGGTTAAGATTTTTAGTAAAATGAGACAATTTGGAGCTGTTTGGGGTTTATTAGAGGAAATGAGGAAAGATCATAGCGATTTGATAACGAGTGAATTGTTTATCGTTATAATGAGAAGATTCGCTTCCGCGAGGTTGGTTGAGAAGGCAATTCAAGTCTTGGATGAGATGCCGAAGTATGGGTGTGAGCCGGATGAGTATGTTTTTGGCTGTTTATTGGATGCATTGTGTAAAAATGGTAGTGTTAAGCAGGCTGCTTCTCTTTTTGAGGATATGCGGGTGAGGTTTACGCCGAATTTGAGGCATTTCACGTCTTTGTTATACGGTTGGTGCAGAGAGCGAAAGTTAATGGAGGCTAAACATGTGTTGGTACAAATGCGGGAAGCAGGGTTTGAGCCGGATATTGTGGTGTACAATAATCTATTAAGCGGATATACCTTGACGGGGAAAATGGTCGATGCGTTTGATTTGTTAAAGGAGATGAAGAGAAAAGGATGCGAGCCGAATGCAAATTCGTACACAATAGTGATTCAGGCACTTTGTGGGCAGGAGAAGATGGATGAGGCAATGAGGCTTTTCGTTGAAATGGAAAGGAACGGTTGTGAGGTAGATGTCGTGACTTATACGGCATTAGTAAGCGGGTTTTGCAAGTGGGGGAAAACGAATCGGGGATATCAGATTCTCGACGATATGATACAGAAAGGGCATTTGCCTAATCAGTTGACTTACTTGCACATAATGTTAGCTCATGAAAAGAAGGAAGAGTTAGAAGAGTGCATTGAATTAATCGAAAAGATGAAAAAGATCGGTTGTGTTCCTGATCCGAGTATATACAATGTAGTGATTAGATTGGCCTGCAAATTAGGAGAGGTGGATGAAGGTGTTCGGGTTTGGAACGAAATAGAAGCAAGCGGCTTTAGTCCTGGTCTCGACAGTTATGTTATTTTGATGCACGGGTTGTTAGCGCAAGGATGTTTAATTGAGGCGAGCGAGTATTTCAAAGAAATGGTAGGGAGAGGCCTTTTAACTACTCCTCAATATGGTATCCTTAAGGATTTGTTGAACTCGCTGCTTCGAGCTGAGAAGCTCGAAATAGCGAAAGATGTTTGGAATTGTATCGTAACCAAAGGATACGGGCTCAACACCGATGCGTGGACAATTTGGATTCATGCATTGTTTTCAAATGGACATGTGAAAGAGGCTTGCTCATATTGCTTGGATATGATGGATGCAGATGAAATGCCGAAGCCAGAAACGTTCGCGAAGCTTATGCGCGGGTTAAGGAAACTGTATAATAGAGAATT